Part of the Arachis hypogaea cultivar Tifrunner chromosome 6, arahy.Tifrunner.gnm2.J5K5, whole genome shotgun sequence genome, AGCATATAAAACGTTGCCTTAACAAGTGCAGTGACTGGAAGATTGCGAGCCCTTTTTAGTACCGAGTTGATGTATTCCACTAGATTGGTGGTCATATGACCCCATCGATATCCCCCATCAAATGCTAAAGCATACTGCTCACGTGGAATCCGATCCAACCAGTTGGTATAAGCCTCACCCCGCTAGCGTAGACGCTGATAACGTGTCTCTTACTCGCGAACTGTTCATGAGTATCCTGTCAATAAAAAAAAGACCCACGATAAACAACGTTCATCATAATAACTGAGTTCAAGAGTAAATGTAATCGTAACTATCATACCTATATTGACGATAAGCTTCTGCAGATACGATGCCTTGAACTTTCTCAAAAAATTGGACTCTATATGTCTGATGCAGAACATGTGGAATGCTCTGGGAGGAGACCAAGCTCCGTTACTACGAGCAATTGCTGACCTAATGGAATCTTGCCGATCGGAGATAAGGCCCACACCATTACATGTCATAACATGTTGTCGCAAGTTAATAAGAAAAAAGTGCCAAGCCTCAGATGTATCTCCTTCAACTATCGCAAATGCAATAGGAACGATGTTGTTGTTGCCATCCTGTGAGACTGCAACCAACAAAAAACCCTTGTATTTTCCATACAAATGAGTTTCGTCTACCTGCACTATTGGCTTGCAATGTCTGAATATTCTAATacaagggtaataactccagaagactcgGTGTAGTACACGAATATTAGGAACCAAATCATCTCCTGATACGCAGGCATTATTTCAAAGTGAATAACTGCGGATGGCTCcttgtgacacatggcctcaaacaaTATCGGCAAGGCTTCGTACGAAGCTTCCCACCCTCTGAAAATTGACTCTACTACCTTCTGTTTTGCCAACCATGCTTTGCGATAACTTATGGTGTAGTTAAACTTTGCCTGTACTTCCACAATCACTGATTTCACCTTTATAGACAGGTCAACTTCTACCaatggctttattgcttctgcaactgtgttggaatccagcttcgaatgatcTTGAGAAATGGTGGCCCTAGTACAGGTGTAACTAACATTGTACCTCCTTATCTCCCAACAGAACTTTTTGGACATTTTGCTCACCCTGATCAGCAAATCACATCCTGCACCATACTGGGTGCATTTAGTATAGAATGTCGTCGGTTCTGACTCATGTACCCGATAATCTACATCTCTGCGGATTGTATAATCTTTCATCGCCTTAATTACTACCTCCCTAGAACTGAATTCCATTCCCACGGTAAATTCACCATCTGGCATAACGGGAAGCTTCATTGCAATCACATCACAAATTTTAGAGTTGTCAGAACTAATAatctaataaactaataattatagaACAATGGAAAATGTAGTTGTCAAAATCGAGCCGGTAATCGAACCGGTCAGGTCACTGGGTCAttgggtcactggttcaaccagtggatcactggttgaaccgattgacctggtcctatgtaaataaaaaataaaacaatagtaaaaaatttttactaacattttaaaaatatctagctattctaaaacaatatgaaaTAGGAACAatagtattttgttaatttcaaGGAGTTTGACCATCTTTGACCGGTTCACTTCGGATTTGAGCAGGTTGCACCGCTTCGTTGCCTTGTGTGGTCTCATCATGGGACCGGACCGGTCTAAGATCCGGTTCACCGATTTTTTGGCCGAACCGGTCAGTCCGATCGAACTGGCTATTCCGGTCCGGTTTTATTAAAAATGATGGGACATACTACATCTCTCAGCATACATGTTTACTTCATAATTAAACATTTCACAATTACTAACTACATGCTATATTTTGCATATTTACCGTTGTCTTAACTATTTGTCCTAAACTCAAAACCCATGCACAAATCATACTTTAACAAATCTTAATTTAAATTGATGGCGCACCTGCATTTACATATTGAGGAAACTCCGATGCATGCATGGTTTCCAAATCCAACTACCGCATGAAACTCGGCTCTACAAATGGCTGCTGGTTTGCTAGTGCATTTACCACATCCGCCATATCTGCCACCATAGCCTCGTCAGCTTGATCTTCGTCTACACCTGGATCAACGACCTCATAGTTACTTTCGAACTCTTCCTCACTATCAttgttgtaatcttccaattcaatatttCAGTCCGCTGCAGATTGTTCGAACTCGATACACAGTTCGATGAACGATATTCGCGACCGACTTTCAAGATACACTGAAAACAtttcttgcatgctcgcttcgtcGGTCACGTATTTCGTTTGAAATTGCACGAACCCACCAAAGACAGATATAGGATATCTGTACAAAATACACGACACTCTCCTAGATATTTGAGAATCCTTCTTCTCACAAATAACACCTTTCAATTCTTCATAAGACAGTGTGAAAGGAATTATAATATCTAATGGATTTTCACACACAAATTTCACTCATTCAGATGTTTGTAACAATATTTGGCCATCATAATACACTTTTAATCTCACTCTATCATCCATGATagtagagaagaagagaggaaagaGTAAGACGGTCTGCAGCAATTTGGAGAACGAGAGAGGAGGAAGAATATGAAGTGGATGCTCAATCTGGGTTTGGAAATATATATACATCAGAAATCGGACTTTCGACCGCTTCCTTGGGCATTCGAAATTTTTGAACATTAAAATCGGACTGTCTGATTAGGGAACAGCCCGCTAAAAAAAATTGGACTACCTCAAATCGCTATGTCCGATTTAGGCTCCTCTCACATTTATTCTCAGAAGCCTTgaaatcggtgggtccgatttcCTTGGCCCAAACCACATACATCCTCTGTGCATGAAATCATTGGGTCCGATTTCTTTGCACCCAGCCATCCTTGAACCACAGATCGAACGATCCGATTTGTGTCACCTCTTTCCCTGcaagaaatcggaccgtccgattttccTCTGTCACTTAACAGCCGTCACAGCAATGTAAATCCCCCTACGATCCATAACCCGGCGTAACACCAATGTATATgtcatatccaaaaaaattagccgTCAAGGACTACTATGTTATACTTTTGTCGATTTCAGGGAGATAATTGATGCAATTAGAATTTTGTGATTACTTTAGTGTACGTAAGACtactttaaaatttaactctAACAAGAGAAAAATTTAAGTAATTTAAGTACCCAATATCCATTTTCAAGAGGAAAAATAGTTTCTCTAAATCTACCTCGTTATAATATAAAACATAGAtcatttttgttgaaaatcataACTCAAATATCTCACACATGCATACTAAAATGTTTTTAAAGTAaagattttattaaaaactatccTAAACGTTTTAAATGTGATGAATGTCATAAATAGAACAAAGAATTGATTTCATACTTCTTAAAATTATCATACTGTTTTATTGAAACAAGGCATATCTCAGTAAAAGAATTGATTTCCTTAATAAAGGAACTGATTCCCTCAATAAAGGAATCAATTCTATGTTAAACGGAATGGTTGTTTGTTTCTTCCAAAAATAGAATCGACTCCACAATGCTATAATCGATTCTTTGGTTAAAATTCCAAATTATTTGTGTATCGACCAATAAAAAATCGATTGGTTGGCAAAAGATCAATTTCTTCTTCTGCATAAAGTCTTCAATGGttaattttaagaaaaatgaTCATTCTCGCCAACCCTGTAATATCTTTTAAGGTTCGAGATGCCTATAAATAGAGGTATCAAAACCATTTTCAATAACCAAGCACCATTCTAAGCTATCATATTGGTTCATATCAACTTCTATATATTTAcgaagtaattttttataaatttaagagATATAAAAAGTTTGGTTCATAAAACTTCCATTATATTCGTCTACTTTTTTTTAGAGAGTTTTTTACTTTTGACTTTGtgtataacaaaattataaagaaagaattatgtagctctttcttgattcttgaagttgagattgcttcaaggtcctttaaAGCCGGTGTCTCTAATAGTTGACACCTAATAAAATATCGATTAGAAGTCTATAAATATATAAAGTACTCATTATTGTAATGGTTTGTCAAATACTCATTGTGAACttaataaatagtaaataaattttcgatatatttataaaaaaaaaactagatatAAGTAAAAATATGTGACGCAAGATGAATAaaatttatgtttataatctCTCTTTTCTTAtctcttatttaaataaaaaatgttatttgtatattaaaattagctactaaaatcaaccactaatatatttgtatataaatatatgtatagtttaatttatttttaatataatttatatttcaatatgtattttatatttatagctaactttaatggctgattttagtgtacacataacataattctatttaaaaattgttTGTGGTGTTTTGTCAAGCATCTTGGATGCACTATAGCATAAAATTCTAAGCTTATATTCAAAAGGGATGTATTTACATCGTTTGTGGTGTTTTCTCTAAATTACATCGTTTTGCTCTTTAGTCTTCGGGAAAGTATAAAAagtcaatggaatatttgtacaatgtatataatggaggtttagggagtattagagatataatcattagtgttacttttTTCCATCAGCGTAAGCTTTTGAGATGAGTAGTATCATGATATGGTATCAGAATTCTAAATCTGAAAGATATtcatagcccattgtacacattgtacaaatattctattggctcCCTAGCAGGACTCTTAGTCTTCAgataaaaaagggaaaagaattagAAGATCACCATAACTACTAGTCGGCCATCTCCATCTTCTTTGTCGCACTCATCTGTGGTCATCGCCGACGCAGTCATCGTCCCAGACATCGTCATAGTTGTCCTCCTCCTCCTGATTCAATTTTCTTGCTCCTTTCGCTTCCAATCTGCTTCTCAGTTTCTCTATTTACAAATCTTTCTCTGCTTTCTTCTTTTTGCTCTAACTCTTCCATCAATGAAGACAATGAATGTGCACATGGTGAaggttaaaaaagaaaaaagaaaagaaaagaaaacaagcagCACCTAATGAAGAATAGCATGCAACTTGGAGGATGAAAAGGATGAGGTTATCGATTTGGCCATTAGGGAAACTTTTTGTTCCTATTAGGAACCGCCCTCCGAAGATATTATTAGGTCATTATCGAGGATTAGGCAAGGGAATCTAATATCTTCTTACTTATTTGTGATTACAATGAAAAAGTTAACACATATCATAGAAGAAAATActcattttgatgaatggatccCTATGAAAACAGGTAGGGATGTGCCCTTGATATCACATATGCTTTTTGCAGATGACCTATTGTTGTTTGTGGAGGCATCCACAGAACAGAATTCTAAATACTCAAATATTTTTGTGATGTATCTGGTCTTAAGATCAGTGTTGCAAAAACTTCAATTATTTTTTCAGAGTGTACAGAAAAAGAATTGTCCAAAAAAATGGATATAAGAAGGAAAACTGCATTAGGAGGTACCTGGGGACTATGATAACGAATTctgacaaaaagaagaaaatttttaagGGGACAATAGGTAGAATCAGAGAAAAACTTCAGGGCTAGAAAGCTAACTGTCTctcataaaaaataagtaatttgcCCACCGAGGTAAATACCAAATCGGTACCCGAAAGATTTTAACGCTGACAAAATGGTACTTGACTTTTGTTAGTGACAAAATAgtccttaaaagattttaaaatttgacaaacgtACCCACGAGTTCGCCAGAGCATATCTCCCGCAAACACAATGCTGACATGGCCACTACGTTTTGATGACATGGCAAAAATTCTCCCCCACCTTAATCCTTCCTCTACAACGCATTTCCCCTTCCTCCTCCCCAACGCActccccctttcccctttctGAATGCACTCTCCCTCCCCCTCCCCAACCCTAATCCTTTTCTCCTCCTCCCTAATCCTAATCCCCCATCCCTAACGCACTTCCCCCCTCCTTAATCCAAAATCCCCCTTCTGAACCCtattccctttcccttttctctttgaGCCCTAATCCACTTTCCAACACACTGCCTCATACTCTCAACTTACTCTCCCCAAAACAGCAGTGGAGCTCAACCTTCTCAGTCTTAAAGTGTCATTGACACCATACTGTCGCCATCTCGTCGTCGGGTTTTCTGCGTCCACTAGCGTCGTCTGTCTCCTTTGTCGAGTCGTCTGTGTGCCTTCACTACTATCGCCTTCACTACTTGTATCTGCTTGCTGCTCGCCCCCAGTCACTGTCCTGCCTCATCTGTCTGTGTTCCATCTTGGCTCCGTCGTGCCGTGTCTCCTCTGTCTCTGGTGTTCTTCTTCTGGCCTTCTCTAAATCTGTTTCTTATTTTGGTGGTGTCTGTAGtaagctttattttattttattttattttattttattttgattattgtatatgaatttgtttgttttctctGAGTTTCATTATTATTAATCTTTTTGAATGGTAAATTAACCTAAATATTTCGGACAATTCATGATTTGGGGCAATTTTGTTGATGTTGAGGTTATTGTTGCTGTGAGTGGTGGTGTTGAGGGAGGAAGAGGGGAGTGTGCGTTGGAAAAGAAAGAGTGGTGGAAattgttgttgctgttgataTTGAGGTTGTTGTTGCTGCGAGTGGTGGAGTTGAGGGAGGGAGGGGTAGTGTGTGTTGGGGAGGGAGagtggtggaggttgttgttgatgttgATGTTAATGTTGTTGTTGCTGCGAATAGTGGTGTTGAAAGAGGAAGGGGGAGTATACATTGGGGAGGGGGTTGTGATGGGACGGGGACTGCGATGGGGGGAGAAGTGTGCGCTGGGGATGGGGCTATAACGGGGAGGGAGAGGGAAGGTGAGGGAGTGCATGTTGGGGAGGGGGCTTTGGAGGTGGTTTGCCAAGTCGCCAAAACACGGTGGCCATGTCAGCATTGTACTTGTTGAAAATTTGCTCCGGCGAGTTCGGGGGCacacttgtcaaattttaaaatcttttaaagactattttatcaataacaaaagtcaAATATCATTTTGTCGGCGtcagaatttttcgaaaaccaatTTGGTATTTATCTCTTTGCCCACCTCTAACTTCAATATGATCCATGGCAAGGTTCCAAAAGGCATTTGTGATAAGGAGAGAAGCAAAATAGCAAGAAGCTTCATGCTATAAGCTGCGAGGTTGTGTGCATTTCAGGCCATGAACGAGGCATTTCTGTTAAAGATCCTCTAGAGATTGGTAAATGAAAAAGACAGTTAAGCAGGCATGGTAGGAAGCAAGATCTAAGGCAGAACTTAATTAGTGTTAACTCTTATTCCAAACTATGAAAAATCCTAAGTGGAGTCTAGATCATTTTCAACCAAAATATAGGCAGCGGCAATAAAACAAACTTTTTGAAGAATCGATGGGCTAGCAACAAATTCTCTCTAAACAAAAATACCAATCGAACTACAAAGTCTCACTGTGGCTGGCACGAAAGATCAAACAGACAATTGGAATTTCAATTTCATGAAGGCTTTTCTTACACCAGATATAATTGATCAAATGACAGCAATACACCCACCAGCAACAAATTTAGGGGAAGATAGAATTACCTGAGCTCCTTCAAAGACCACGAACTTTCAGGAAGGCATGGACCAGATGTGAAATTTACAATTTTGTCTCCAATTATTTGTCACTGTTTAAGTTGTTAATTACTATTTTTGATGATTAAAAAATTGTACTGTGTCGTGTTTATTTGAGTCAAACTAGCATTTATTAAAGTCCATTTGCAATGTGTTTAGTTCAGTTTTGTTAATGAATCTTAATCATCTTAGTAATCTATCTCTTTACAACCGTcagagattttttttatatactattatattataaattgattattttaattaaattatcattaaaCTCACTAAACTTGTACATCAATAATGGTTCGATGACCGATTTGGTTTCTCAAACCTTGAAGGTAACATAGGGAGGGAAGAAGGGACTAACAACAACTTTGATGAGAGGGAGACATGACAAGTGGTAAAGAGAGACATGGATCCACAATGGGAAGAGAAGGAGTTGAGCTTTGCGAGCTTGCAAAAGCGACCATGGCATCAATCAAAGGGAAAAGAATTAGGGATTTACTCAAAATGGAAGAAATATGAATTTCAGTTATTAAGACGAAGAAGAATGGAGTGAAAATAAGCAATTGTAACAGCCTTCGGAACTTCCTCATTGACCAGCAAACTTCCAAGGTAGCCTAAGTAGCATAATCCTAGGCATAATATGCCTATGTCCAAGCCCATAACATTAAGGACCAACGAAACGTCATTGTTCACTACCAAACAAAAAACCCATCATTGGTAACCCAGAAAAAGTCTTCGTTAAATGTGACAGTTCTTCGTTTTACCCTATCTGAACTGATATCATCAATATCATTCAATTCACTTTCAATAATTTAATTACTCATCCAATTTCTGAGTTCTGACCCACCACAAGGTTCATCATGCACATATGGGTGGTGGATTTACGTTTTTGTTATTAATTCTCAAGTTGTCAGGCAATCAGAAACCATTATCGCAAGTGGGGTCACCACCAATTCAAACATGATGCGTTCATTCATTAGTTTGTAAAATTAATTCGAAAATTTCAATTATGATGCCTTGAATTGAAATTTCTTTGTACTTGTATTTTTCTTATGAAGTTAGTTTCCACTTTCTAAAGTACCTCAAGATTGCAGCTCTTGTTAAACAATAAATACTATTACACTCCTTTCAACATCGTCACATGATCGCCATTTTTTAGGTCATCACTCTAATCtgaatctttttatttaaattaaacaaattcagaaattacaaaaatgcataaaatataaagtaattaCCTAAATGCACAACGCATCATATTTCGGATACTGAAGAATGAAGTAGAAAATAGATATATTGCGGGTACTGAGACCCCGTTCTATACGATGTCGTGATGTATCCAAAGTATAAAAGGGATAAATGTTAAGTGGAAGAACAGATACTGAGCATCCGAGATACACATAAACTCAGAATAGGGTCTCAATATCCGAGATAGTGTAAAATACGTAACTCGGGTCTCAGCATCCGACATACACTCAAACGTGTAATGTCGATCTCAACACCCGAAATATGTATATTATAGAGTAGGTATCTCTGCACCCGAAATATCTTAGAGAAAAAACTCTATATATATCCTCCCATCCTCAACCATCTCCTCACAATTCACAACTCAAtcttttctttctcctctttctgtTTTGTTCTTATGAAGAATAATCAATTCCTTTTTGTTATAATTTATCCCAATAGGATAGTAAAAAATAGtgataaattagtaattttttaatttaattcaactGTGTTGTTGTGCACTAATTGTGTTGATACCCTACATGCGCTAAAGACGGTCATAGTGAGAAACATGGGGGGAATAGATAGCAAGGAGGTTGGGCGGGTTGCATATAGATTTCTATATGCACTTTCGAGCGGTGGATTTATCAACAGGTTATTCTGGATTGAAGGAGATCAGCATGTGAGGCTAATGTTCGACGTACACGCAAGGCTAATGCTACAACATGTGATGGAGTAGTATGCTTCGGTTCGTGACGTGATTGTTAGTGGTGGGTCGTCCTCTTCGAGTCCTCAAGTAGCCCCGCTGGATGCAAGACCAATCCACTATGCCCAGCCTCATGATAGTGCCGAAGAAGATAACAACGAGGGCGATTCATATTATGTTACCGGATCTAGGTCGTCCAACAAGACTTCTTCCTTGATGAATATGTGCCAAAGACTTCCACCGACGGTGGTGCTCGGTTTCTCCTGCCTCTCCCTTTGCCCATTTCTCAATTGTCAAAAGTTCCAAGTCATTATCATACTTTAAGTTTGGATGCAATGCAGCTAGATGATCCTTTCAATGCCGGCCAAGGAGAAGATTACAACACCAATGGTGGACTGAAATTCCAGATTGGCCATAGGTTCAGAAACCGTGATGCTATTCCGATGGCAgtgaagaactacagtattcgAAGG contains:
- the LOC112805759 gene encoding uncharacterized protein, coding for MKLPVMPDGEFTVGMEFSSREVVIKAMKDYTIRRDVDYRVHESEPTTFYTKCTQYGAGCDLLIRVSKMSKKFCWEIRRYNVSYTCTRATISQDHSKLDSNTVAEAIKPLVEVDLSIKVKSVIVEVQAKFNYTISYRKAWLAKQKVVESIFRGWEASYEALPILFEAMCHKEPSAVIHFEIMPAYQEMIWFLIFVYYTESSGVDETHLYGKYKGFLLVAVSQDGNNNIVPIAFAIVEGDTSEAWHFFLINLRQHVMTCNGVGLISDRQDSIRSAIARSNGAWSPPRAFHMFCIRHIESNFLRKFKASYLQKLIDTHEQFASKRHVISVYASGYALAFDGGYRWGHMTTNLVEYINSVLKRARNLPVTALVKATFYMLNELFTQKRVETEARINSGHVFSELVTSKLHANQRVAGNIQVSCFDRQNEVFEVRECPSGVEYAVDLHRQRCDCGEFKVD